One window of Synergistaceae bacterium genomic DNA carries:
- a CDS encoding TRAP transporter small permease: MKIIKWLDENFEEKLLVAMLAFSVILIFLQVIMRKVFSNSLSWSEELARYIFLYMIWIGASYATKKGKHLRIDVINNKIPEDKFLVFELFIYAIWLIFTLILFVLSAKLTASVFARGQLSPAMRLPMGYPYLSVPLGSGLMAIRLVQKMVEFYKEYKGSTLEKIEG, from the coding sequence ATGAAAATAATAAAGTGGTTGGATGAAAACTTTGAAGAGAAATTACTCGTTGCAATGCTCGCCTTTTCAGTAATATTAATCTTTCTCCAAGTGATTATGAGGAAGGTATTTAGTAATTCCTTGTCTTGGAGTGAGGAGCTAGCACGTTATATCTTTTTATATATGATTTGGATAGGAGCAAGCTACGCCACTAAAAAAGGAAAACACTTGAGGATAGATGTTATAAATAATAAAATCCCAGAGGATAAGTTTTTAGTTTTTGAATTATTTATCTATGCTATTTGGCTGATTTTCACCCTAATTCTTTTTGTACTTTCTGCTAAGCTAACAGCTTCAGTTTTTGCTAGAGGTCAGTTGTCGCCAGCTATGAGGCTCCCTATGGGTTATCCATATTTATCAGTACCTCTAGGCAGTGGACTTATGGCGATTAGACTTGTTCAAAAAATGGTTGAATTTTACAAGGAATACAAGGGAAGCACTCTTGAAAAAATTGAGGGTTGA
- a CDS encoding pyridoxal phosphate-dependent aminotransferase encodes MEKNARISKMPPAGGLYDVFQKALKLKAEGKRIVHMEIGKPDFASPPKANEAVKEALDNGFVHYTEMAGIPNLRKAIADKELKKNDLVVNPEDEIVVTAGACEAISTIFLSYFSEGDECIILSPYFSAYKEIAVIAGVELIEVPLTIDNNFAVDIDEICKAVNEKTRGIIINTPNNPTGQVMTLDELKQIAELAKEKDLLIISDETYDQFLFEGEHKSIYGLEGMKERTLLVNSLSKTFSMTGWRIGYVIGKAEYIKTLTKIHQNLSTCATSFAQVGAAVALNECDQFTLDMVEEFRQRRDIIVAGLKEIPGVECNTPMGAFYVFPRISGTGLTSMEFCELILDYGVAAVPGTAFGADFEGYVRFCYACSQEDIKWALEQIKKAIEEKNK; translated from the coding sequence ATGGAAAAGAATGCAAGAATTAGTAAAATGCCCCCTGCTGGAGGACTTTATGATGTATTTCAAAAAGCACTAAAACTGAAAGCAGAAGGTAAGCGAATTGTTCACATGGAGATAGGTAAACCAGACTTTGCATCTCCACCAAAGGCTAATGAGGCTGTCAAAGAAGCTCTTGATAATGGATTTGTTCACTACACAGAGATGGCGGGAATTCCAAATCTTAGAAAGGCTATTGCTGACAAGGAACTAAAAAAGAATGATCTGGTAGTTAATCCAGAGGATGAAATAGTTGTTACGGCTGGAGCTTGTGAGGCTATAAGTACAATCTTCCTTTCCTATTTTTCTGAAGGAGATGAGTGTATAATTCTTAGTCCCTACTTCTCTGCATATAAAGAAATTGCTGTAATTGCAGGGGTTGAACTAATAGAAGTCCCACTGACAATTGATAATAACTTTGCGGTTGATATTGACGAAATTTGTAAGGCAGTAAACGAAAAAACCAGGGGAATAATTATAAACACACCTAACAATCCCACCGGACAAGTTATGACGCTAGATGAGCTAAAGCAAATTGCCGAATTGGCTAAGGAAAAAGATCTTCTCATAATTTCAGATGAAACCTATGATCAGTTTCTTTTTGAAGGAGAACACAAGAGCATTTATGGACTAGAGGGAATGAAAGAAAGAACCCTTCTGGTGAACTCACTTTCAAAAACCTTTTCAATGACTGGTTGGAGGATTGGCTATGTAATAGGCAAGGCAGAGTATATAAAAACACTAACTAAAATTCACCAAAATCTTTCTACATGTGCTACTTCTTTTGCCCAAGTTGGGGCAGCTGTAGCACTAAATGAGTGTGACCAGTTCACCTTAGACATGGTCGAAGAATTTAGACAAAGAAGAGATATTATTGTTGCTGGTCTTAAAGAAATACCGGGCGTTGAGTGTAATACTCCCATGGGAGCTTTTTATGTTTTTCCAAGGATAAGTGGAACAGGTTTAACTTCCATGGAATTCTGCGAGCTAATTCTAGATTATGGTGTTGCAGCAGTGCCTGGCACAGCTTTTGGGGCTGACTTTGAAGGCTATGTGCGCTTTTGCTACGCATGCTCTCAAGAAGATATAAAATGGGCTCTGGAACAAATTAAAAAAGCAATTGAAGAAAAAAATAAATAG